Proteins encoded by one window of Drosophila melanogaster chromosome X:
- the CG1494 gene encoding uncharacterized protein, isoform C, protein MTVRSYIRKFLLMNWKNHKLQLANPLELLVILLVPPLFTLVAVLMRFFIPVNHRSDTVYDPIDLDRSWMQMVEKLEKARQVADTYNVKGNPFTPHLVIGWAPKRYGIFQAMMRRVQKQIEPMTSVGFEDCEEMRESVIENGLFAGLCFDGSPFVEDQVFEEDTLESYSNIQPMLNYTILLPSELRMLDGDFRMANWMTLYNDDPNTFVLTRLNQPYEGGFVGYVREGFIRLQKSVSESFLVLTSHKSLPTIQIRRFPITGREQDPLMGNLNYGMPFIIIIGFLFPAQLFVWQVVSEKQSQVRQFLINMNIGNLIHFVSWYLKGLIYEMISSLIIAALLKIRWDQDHGVLTQTPWYILILVLFCYNCAAVAFAIMVAAFFRNALNAVRVLTILWIMSYVPTFILSNNLEGNIHALRYVSYALPNVVATLVIEFLIERESIVHITWEDSGYRLNYDGGHITVTASSWIFMLNALVYCAIGLYVDMWRGGDRSGKKMKKPNTNASVQEDPYHERGDSFTHQGQAIGVNSTKIYEVEPSHRRFKLKIKKLCKRFATNDRPALNLFSWNVYENEVTVLMGHNGCGKSTLLKILAGLVEPSRGTVMISSHNIQTERKAASMELGIAFGHDMLLTGFTVIDYLRFICRVKGLHNNIEIDGQSNYFLNVLQIGGLKTKRIRTLTDRDLCLVSICCAFVGNSPIILIDDVHSDLDKRTQSLVWNLINEEKSKRTIILVSNSPALAENIADRMAIMSNGELKCTGTKPFLKNMYGHGYRLTCVKGKNYKRDELFGMMNSYMPNMSIERDIGYKVTFVLENKFEDQFPMLIDDLEENMQQLGVVSFRIRDTSMEEIFLRFGCEDNDQSGAFQSHENAQVLLEEYYSTLAEANEKGRRTGWKLFFLHGRAVIYKRWIAAHRHWIVLIFEVLAMALVAVCTFSSIFIYGKNYELEPLTFNLSQLHTVDAFVELFSEEEDVKDMHAYYTELLYWYDAHVATLTKNRHNAYALLTQNQFTAHVNSRYIFGATFDQKIVTAWFNNIPLHSAPYALNVVHNAVARHLFDEEATIDVTLAPLPFRTAINTFPPSSHTFGGCLAFGICFVLTFIWPAFAIYMITERGSLLKKQQFLAGVRVCSYWTFTVLYDLLFLLIFCACVVVMVALYENPNHDVMLYGYISVTLMLGGFWVILLAYLMASLCRNPCYGFLWLCGINSIGLVCFSQFYRTHPESMLLEPTFMAMYTVATVICKLFMIYEFKLICMDPVVNFTSVEVFKCNSIPNCCIKSNYGTFTAGIYHDLVILTLLDIILLACLFVSEYHSILGFADCRLDTRTNESPDSNQESRAFPGILSNDTAALVDKEHTSRLNEEERSKYAAVGIGIVSKYRRNRVLRDLDFTLAKSECLSITGANNSGKTTLLKVVVNETKMNAGQLWIHDYSVNTHRVQCYRMVGYCPQKDSLPSEFTPRELLYIHAMLQGHRHRIGRELSEALLRLVGLTPCWNRSVRMCTTGQIRRLYFAYAVLGSPDLICVDGVPAGLDPTGKRIILMMTSTMQAMGSSFLYTMLTGLDAERLSLRTPLLLEGQLWMIRPMDTETENYKSGYQLEVRFKRKVNPNVSMSRATWNLINHFPMSPNKKFSAFMEIKFPDAVLTIERDDSMVFVLPLGTTTFSEIFLTLRKDAFEMNIEDYFITRNMLVGFQIFTYDQHQDNP, encoded by the exons ATGACGGTGCGCAGCTACATCCGCAAGTTTTTACTGATGAACTGGAAGAACCATAAGTTGCAGCTGGCCAATCCGTTGGAGCTGCTGGTCATATTGCTGGTGCCGCCATTGTTTACCCTCGTGGCTGTGCTGATGCGGTTCTTCATACCGGTGAATCACCGATCTGATACGGTCTACGATCCGATCGACCTGGACCGCAGCTGGATGCAGATGGTCGAGAAGCTGGAGAAGGCGCGACAAGTGGCCGATACTTACAACGTGAAGGGGAACCCGTTTACTCCGCATCTAGTCATCGGCTGGGCACCGAAACGCTATGGCATATTTCAGGCGATGATGCGCAGGGTCCAGAAACAAATCGAACCGATGACCTCGGTGGGCTTCGAGGATTGCGAAGAGATGCGAGAATCGGTGATCGAGAACGGCTTGTTCGCGGGCCTTTGTTTCGATGGGAGTCCCTTCGTAGAGGACCAAGTCTTCGAGGAGGACACCCTGGAGAGCTACTCGAACATTCAGCCGATGCTCAACTACACGATCCTCCTGCCCAGCGAGCTGAGGATGCTGGACGGCGACTTTCGGATGGCCAACTGGATGACTCTGTACAATGATGATCCGAACACTTTTGTCCTTACCCGTCTGAACCAGCCGTATGAGGGCGGATTCGTTGGTTATGTTCGTGAGGGTTTCATTCGGCTCCAGAAGTCCGTCAGCGAGTCCTTCCTGGTCCTGACCAGTCACAAGTCCTTGCCGACCATTCAGATTAGACGCTTTCCCATCACAGGCCGCGAACAGGATCCACTGATGGGTAATCTCAACTACGGCATGCCCTTTATAATCATAATAGGGTTCCTCTTTCCAGCCCAGCTATTCGTCTGG caAGTGGTATCTGAGAAGCAGTCCCAAGTTCGCCAGTTTCTAATCAACATGAACATTGGCAATCTCATTCACTTCGTGTCGTGGTATCTCAAGGGATTGATATACGAGATGATAAGTTCCCTAATCATAGCAGCACTTTTGAAG ATAAGGTGGGACCAGGACCACGGGGTGCTGACCCAAACACCATGGTACATACTGATCTTAGTGCTGTTCTGCTACAACTGCGCCGCCGTTGCCTTTGCCATAATGGTGGCTGCCTTTTTCCGGAACGCTCTCAACGCCGTTCGGGTGTTGACAATCCTGTGGATAATGTCCTACGTGCCCACCTTCATTCTGTCGAACAACTTGGAGGGCAATATTCACGCCCTGCGCTACGTGTCGTATGCGCTGCCAAATGTGGTGGCAACTCTGGTGATTGAATTTCTCATCGAACGGGAGTCGATCGTCCATATCACGTGGGAGGACTCTGGGTACAGACTCAACTATGACGGCGGCCACATAACGGTAACCGCGAGCTCCTGGATCTTCATGCTGAATGCTTTGGTTTACTGTGCAATTGGTCTCTATGTGGACATGTGGCGGGGTGGCGACCGATCGGGTAAGAAGATGAAGAAACCCAACACGAATGCCAGTGTACAAGAAGATCCATACCACGAACGGGGGGACAGTTTCACTCATCAGGGTCAGGCCATTGGCGTTAACTCAACGAAAATCTATGAGGTGGAACCCTCACATCGGCGCTTCAAGCTAAAGATCAAGAAGCTGTGCAAGCGATTTGCGACAAACGATCGTCCGGCATTAAATCTCTTCTCGTGGAATGTATACGAGAACGAGGTCACCGTTCTGATGGGTCACAATGGCTGTGGCAAGAGTACACTGCTCAAAATACTAGCCGGCTTGGTGGAGCCCAGTCGGGGCACTGTGATGATATCCAGCCACAATATACAGACCGAAAGGAAGGCGGCCTCAATGGAGCTGGGCATCGCATTTGGCCATGACATGCTTCTCACCGGCTTCACAGTCATTGATTACTTACGATTCATTTGCCGAGTTAAGGGATTGCACAATAACATCGAGATCGATGGTCAGTCCAACTACTTTCTTAACGTCCTGCAAATCGGAGGCCTAAAGACCAAACGAATCCGCACCCTCACTGATCGCGATTTGTGCCTGGTTAGCATCTGCTGTGCCTTTGTCGGTAATAGTCCCATAATCCTCATAGACGACGTTCACTCCGATCTGGACAAGCGCACGCAGTCGCTGGTCTGGAACCTGATTAACGAGGAAAAGTCCAAGCGCACCATTATCCTGGTGTCCAACTCGCCGGCTCTGGCCGAAAACATTGCCGATCGCATGGCCATTATGTCCAACGGGGAGCTCAAGTGTACCGGAACGAAACCGTTTCTAAAGAATATGTACGGACATGGCTATCGATTG ACCTGCGTTAAGGGGAAGAACTACAAAAGGGATGAACTGTTCGGCATGATGAACAGCTATATGCCCAACATGAGCATCGAGAGGGATATTGGGTACAAGGTCACCTTTGTGCTGGAGAACAAGTTCGAGGATCAGTTCCCTATGCTAATCGATGATCTGGAGGAGAATATGCAGCAGCTGGGTGTGGTCAGTTTTCGGATTCGGGACACGTCGATGGAGGAAATCTTCCTGCGATTTGGATGCGAAGACAATGACCAAAGTGGCGCTTTTCAATCGCACGAAAACGCGCAAGTCCTGCTGGAGGAGTACTATTCCACACTGGCTGAGGCCAATGAAAAAGGTCGAAGGACTGGCTGGAAGCTGTTTTTTTTGCATGGCAG GGCGGTGATCTACAAACGTTGGATTGCGGCCCACCGACACTGGATCGTATTGATTTTTGAGGTTCTGGCCATGGCCCTGGTCGCGGTGTGCACATTCTCCAGCATTTTCATCTACGGCAAGAACTATGAGTTGGAACCGCTGACCTTTAACCTCAGCCAGCTGCACACTGTGGACGCCTTCGTGGAGCTCTTTTCCGAAGAGGAGGATGTCAAGGATATGCACGCCTATTACACGGAGCTGCTCTATTGGTACGACGCTCATGTGGCGACGCTGACAAAAAACCGTCATAACGCATACGCCCTGTTGACCCAAAACCAATTCACCGCCCACGTCAACTCGCGCTACATTTTCGGAGCCACGTTCGATCAAAAGATCGTCACCGCCTGGTTTAATAATATACCACTGCACTCTGCACCCTATGCCTTGAATGTTGTCCACAATGCGGTAGCCAG GCACTTGTTCGACGAGGAGGCCACCATTGATGTGACCCTGGCGCCGCTGCCGTTCCGGACGGCCATTAACACCTTTCCGCCTAGCAGCCATACATTTGGTGGCTGTTTagcatttggcatttgctTCGTGCTGACATTTATTTGGCCAGCATTCGCGATTTACATGATCACCGAGCGTGGAAGCTTGCTGAAGAAACAACAGTTTTTGGCCGGAGTCAGGGTGTGCAGCTACTGGACGTTTACGGTGTTATATGACTTGCTCTTCCTGCTGATCTTCTGCGCGTGCGTTGTGGTCATGGTGGCATTATACGAGAATCCGAACCACGACGTTATGCTATACG GTTACATATCGGTCACATTGATGCTGGGAGGATTCTGGGTGATCCTGCTTGCGTATTTAATGGCGAGCCTGTGCCGGAACCCGTGCTATGGATTTTTGTGGCTATGCGGGATTAACAGTATCGGCCTCGTCTGCTTCTCGCAATTCTATAGAACTCATCCAGAATCTATGCTCCTCGAGCCGACCTTTATGGCCATGTACACGGTGGCCACAGTTATATGCAAGCTTTTCATGATCTACGAATTCAAGCTAATCTGCATGGATCCCGTCGTGAATTTTACCTCCGTCGAGGTATTCAAGTGCAATAGCATCCCCAATTGCTGCA taAAATCGAACTACGGCACTTTTACCGCTGGCATCTACCACGATCTGGTGATATTGACACTACTTGATATTATCCTTCTGGCTTGCCTCTTTGTCTCCGAGTATCATTCCATCTTGGGCTTCGCAGACTGTCGTCTAGATACCAGGACGAATGAATCGCCGGATAGCAACCAGGAAAGCCGTGCTTTCCCTGGCATCTTATCTAATGACACCGCTGCTCTTGTAGATAAAGAACACACTAGTCGTTTGAATGAAGAGGAGCGCAGCAAATATGCCGCTGTCGGGATTGGAATTGTCAGCAAATATCGCCGAAACCGCGTGCTTAGAGATCTGGACTTCACTCTGGCCAA ATCGGAGTGCTTGAGCATCACGGGAGCAAACAACTCCGGCAAGACTACGCTGCTCAAGGTGGTGGTGAATGAGACAAAGATGAACGCTGGACAGCTCTGGATCCATGACTACTCGGTGAACACCCACCGTGTCCAGTGCTACCGGATGGTGGGCTACTGTCCGCAAAAAGACAGCCTTCCGTCGGAGTTTACCCCGCGTGAATTGCTGTACATTCACGCCATGCTTCAGGGCCACAGGCACCGCATAGGCCGCGAATTGTCGGAGGCACTGCTCCGTCTGGTGGGACTCACCCCTTGCTGGAATCGGTCAGTGCGCATGTGCACCACAGGTCAAATCCGGCGATTATATTTTGCCTACGCCGTGCTGGGATCCCCGGATCTCATCTGTGTGGACGGTGTACCAGCTGGACTGGATCCGACCGGGAAGCGAATCATCCTGATGATGACCTCCACCATGCAGGCGATGGGGTCCAGTTTCTTGTACACTATGCTCACAGGTCTGGACGCCGAGCGACTGTCCCTGCGCACGCCACTTCTTTTAGAGGGCCAACTCTGGATGATTCGGCCCATGGACACAGAGACCGAGAACTATAAGAGTGGCTACCAGCTGGAGGTACGATTCAAGAGGAAGGTCAATCCTAATGTCAGCATGTCCCGGGCCACCTGGAACCTAATCAACCACTTTCCCATGTCACCAAACAAGAAGTTCAGTGCCTTCATGGAGATCAAGTTTCCCGATGCCGTGCTCAC AATTGAAAGAGATGACTCGATGGTATTTGTATTGCCGTTGGGCACGACCACCTTCTCGGAGATATTTCTTACACTGCGCAAAGATGCCTTCGAAATGAACATAGAGGACTACTTTATCACACGCAACATGCTCGTGGGCTTCCAGATATTTACCTATGATCAACATCAGGACAATCCATAA